One Defluviitoga tunisiensis genomic window carries:
- the mnmE gene encoding tRNA uridine-5-carboxymethylaminomethyl(34) synthesis GTPase MnmE: protein MYDTIVAISTPIGMGAIGAVRVSGGDVDKIIRNCLKKHKYESKKMYYGWMYDEDSPVDEVTWVYHSKPNSYTGEDMLEIFCHGGKLVTYNILKTIIKLGARQALPGEFSKRAVLNGKIDLIKAEAINSLIKAETPFSLDASLKLLKKNRLSETIQELKHEMINIAAEIEVELDYPDEVEIDSLNLKEKISDILKTVDKILKEADNGIIAVEGVKTAIVGKPNSGKSTLLNALLKKDRAIVTEIPGTTRDTIEESLNINGILLKLIDTAGIRPTEDKIEKIGIEKTLNAMEESNLILFILDGTTPYDYEDEMIFSRIKELNNKSVIIVLNKSDSEHFKLSNCPTKLFDQKFDIVTISAKNKEIKSLEDKIYEIYFEKINIEEPTLTNMRQKNSLESSRKYLLNALNSLNMGFSNDVVMIDVRKALEKIYELTGENYTEELLNTIFSNFCVGK from the coding sequence ATGTACGATACAATTGTTGCAATTTCAACTCCGATAGGGATGGGAGCTATAGGAGCTGTAAGAGTTTCTGGAGGAGACGTAGATAAAATAATACGTAATTGTTTAAAAAAGCATAAATATGAGTCAAAAAAAATGTATTATGGATGGATGTATGATGAAGATAGTCCAGTTGATGAGGTGACATGGGTTTATCATAGCAAACCCAATTCATATACTGGAGAAGATATGTTAGAAATATTCTGTCATGGAGGAAAATTAGTAACATACAATATTTTAAAAACTATAATCAAATTAGGGGCACGTCAAGCATTACCGGGAGAATTTTCAAAAAGGGCAGTATTAAATGGGAAAATAGATTTAATTAAAGCAGAGGCTATTAACAGCTTAATCAAGGCAGAGACACCATTTTCTTTAGACGCCTCGTTGAAATTATTGAAAAAAAATCGGCTTTCTGAAACTATCCAAGAGCTTAAACATGAAATGATTAATATCGCAGCCGAAATTGAGGTAGAATTAGATTACCCCGATGAAGTTGAGATTGATTCATTGAATTTAAAAGAAAAAATATCAGATATTTTAAAAACAGTTGATAAAATCTTAAAAGAAGCGGATAATGGAATTATTGCAGTTGAAGGTGTGAAAACCGCTATCGTTGGTAAACCTAATTCAGGGAAAAGCACTCTATTAAATGCATTATTAAAAAAAGATAGAGCTATAGTTACTGAAATCCCAGGTACTACACGAGACACTATTGAAGAAAGCTTGAATATCAATGGAATACTATTGAAACTTATTGATACCGCAGGAATTAGACCTACTGAAGATAAAATAGAGAAAATTGGAATAGAAAAAACTTTAAATGCTATGGAAGAATCAAATTTGATTTTATTTATTCTCGATGGTACAACTCCTTATGATTATGAAGATGAAATGATCTTCAGTAGGATAAAAGAATTGAATAATAAATCTGTTATTATAGTTTTAAATAAATCTGATTCTGAACATTTCAAATTGAGCAATTGTCCCACCAAACTATTTGACCAAAAGTTTGATATAGTCACTATTTCAGCAAAAAATAAAGAAATTAAATCGTTAGAAGATAAAATATATGAGATATATTTTGAAAAAATAAATATTGAAGAACCAACCCTTACAAATATGAGGCAAAAAAACTCGCTAGAATCATCAAGAAAATACTTGTTAAATGCACTTAACTCTTTAAATATGGGATTTTCAAACGATGTGGTAATGATTGATGTTAGGAAAGCTCTAGAAAAAATTTATGAACTGACTGGCGAAAATTATACGGAAGAACTACTTAATACAATATTTTCAAATTTTTGCGTTG
- the mfd gene encoding transcription-repair coupling factor, translated as MVSNELLSFLKSLKKENKQHIIIIPDNYYNWFDEYEDYFMFYPDFDIFPFENLDVSPNIKAQRIKVLYSLIKKEQISILTTLSSLCRFTIPMKDFLIKKYKVNDDLDLFTDELYKFGYLLTEEVNSPGEYAKRGFVRDIFIPIYEEPIRIELFDTQIDRITLFDTFSQRSINKLEEFEIVPGSEIQKFNNNIDIFQERIMRFFSDTNEFDISIDIFNSIPGIFYKDKNTILSYLNRDCDIYIVNKQEVIKSFVEKERENLEMCDNDLKKRIYKAYSGHTLEILNKIEYKEIDLKLEKVYFKKSKKEDNRIDFIPLLDWEDLKEGDLVVHEDYGVGIYLGVNKVETNLGLREYITLEYANNAKVYVPVGRLDKLSKYIGDSTTVTISSLNGKKWKATKKKVNEEIRKKIKELLQIYVLRENQQGIQLFGDKELEDKFRESFPYIETPDQERSIREILEDLESPKPMDRLLAGDSGFGKTEVAMRAAFRTVVSNYQVLLLAPTTILASQHYESFKERMEPFGVKIELLTRHKTSKEKEIIFEKIKNGEIDIIIGTHALLSDLLQIRRLGLVIIDEEQRFGVMQKEKFKKLGEGINFLMMSATPIPRTLYMSISGLREISTISTPPLGRLPIQTFVGKYSDKLVRTAVLREKARGGQIIYIHNRIQELENIYKKLQNLIPEVKIGLVHGNSHKNDFIKTMNDFYAGKIDLLFSTTILENGIDIPNANTLIVDDAERYGIAQLYQLKGRVGRSNKRAFAYFLYKKELTPEAKKRLEAIKQYNEPGSGLKLSLRDMEIRGYGDLLGIEQKGHINSVGLHLYKEMLNKALVEYGIKEIEEHTRPLSYTEIKGIKGSIVIPEEYVPNSIERMRIYRRIAVSRTPEEVEDIKKEVRDRYGKLPQEVERLFKYAIIRVKANMEGIKEIEIGDSFITFKFSDDVKPSIDKFNKYSRRAFYYPNSQELIAYGPKDDIEYMENIFS; from the coding sequence GAATTTGGATGTATCGCCTAATATTAAAGCTCAAAGAATTAAGGTACTATATTCCTTGATAAAAAAAGAACAAATTTCAATTTTAACAACTTTAAGTTCTTTATGTCGATTTACTATTCCTATGAAAGATTTTTTAATAAAAAAATATAAGGTTAATGATGATTTAGACTTATTTACAGATGAATTATATAAATTTGGTTACTTATTAACTGAGGAAGTAAATTCCCCAGGGGAGTATGCAAAAAGAGGTTTTGTAAGAGACATATTTATTCCAATATATGAAGAACCCATACGAATTGAACTATTTGACACCCAGATAGATAGGATCACCTTATTTGACACTTTTTCTCAAAGGTCTATTAATAAATTAGAAGAATTTGAAATTGTGCCTGGTTCAGAAATTCAAAAGTTTAATAATAATATAGATATTTTTCAAGAGAGAATTATGAGATTTTTCTCTGATACCAATGAATTTGATATTTCTATAGATATTTTTAATTCAATTCCTGGTATTTTTTATAAAGATAAAAATACCATTTTAAGTTATTTAAATAGAGATTGTGATATTTATATTGTGAATAAGCAAGAAGTTATAAAGTCTTTTGTTGAAAAAGAAAGAGAAAATTTAGAAATGTGTGACAATGATCTGAAGAAAAGGATATACAAAGCTTATTCTGGACATACTCTGGAGATTTTAAATAAAATAGAATATAAAGAAATAGATTTAAAATTAGAAAAGGTGTATTTTAAAAAGTCTAAAAAAGAAGATAATAGAATCGATTTCATTCCACTATTAGATTGGGAAGATCTTAAAGAGGGAGATTTAGTTGTTCATGAAGATTATGGAGTAGGCATATATCTCGGAGTAAATAAAGTTGAAACTAACTTAGGCTTAAGAGAGTACATTACCTTAGAATATGCAAATAATGCTAAAGTTTATGTTCCAGTAGGAAGATTAGATAAACTTTCAAAATATATAGGAGACTCAACTACAGTAACTATATCTTCTTTGAATGGGAAAAAATGGAAAGCAACAAAGAAAAAAGTCAATGAAGAAATAAGAAAGAAAATTAAGGAATTACTTCAAATATATGTGTTGAGAGAAAATCAACAAGGAATTCAATTATTTGGTGATAAAGAATTGGAAGATAAGTTTAGAGAAAGTTTTCCGTATATTGAAACTCCTGATCAAGAAAGAAGTATTAGAGAAATACTAGAAGATTTAGAAAGCCCAAAACCTATGGATAGATTGTTGGCAGGAGATTCTGGATTTGGAAAAACCGAGGTAGCAATGAGAGCAGCCTTTAGAACAGTTGTATCAAATTATCAGGTATTGTTGTTGGCTCCAACTACTATACTTGCCTCTCAACATTATGAGAGCTTTAAAGAGAGAATGGAACCTTTTGGTGTCAAAATAGAATTGTTAACTAGACATAAAACTTCTAAAGAAAAAGAAATAATTTTTGAAAAAATAAAGAATGGCGAGATAGATATAATAATTGGGACACACGCATTATTGTCTGATTTGCTACAGATTAGAAGATTGGGGTTAGTAATTATAGATGAAGAACAAAGGTTTGGAGTGATGCAGAAAGAGAAATTTAAAAAATTAGGTGAAGGCATTAATTTTTTGATGATGAGTGCGACCCCAATTCCAAGAACACTATATATGTCTATTAGTGGCCTAAGAGAGATTTCAACAATTTCTACTCCTCCTTTGGGTAGGTTACCAATTCAAACATTTGTTGGTAAATACTCAGACAAATTGGTTCGTACAGCTGTTCTAAGAGAAAAAGCTAGAGGCGGACAGATTATTTACATACATAACAGAATTCAAGAACTTGAAAACATTTATAAAAAATTGCAAAACCTTATTCCTGAAGTGAAGATAGGATTAGTTCATGGAAACTCTCATAAAAATGATTTTATAAAAACAATGAACGATTTTTATGCGGGTAAAATAGATTTATTATTTTCAACAACTATATTAGAAAACGGGATAGATATACCTAATGCAAATACTCTAATTGTAGATGATGCGGAAAGATATGGTATAGCACAATTATATCAGTTAAAGGGTAGAGTAGGTAGATCTAATAAAAGAGCCTTTGCATACTTTTTATACAAAAAAGAGCTTACTCCAGAGGCGAAGAAGAGATTAGAAGCTATAAAGCAGTATAATGAACCGGGTAGTGGATTGAAATTATCCTTGAGAGACATGGAAATAAGAGGTTATGGTGATCTTTTGGGCATAGAACAAAAGGGTCATATTAATAGTGTTGGGTTACATTTATATAAAGAAATGTTAAATAAGGCACTTGTTGAATATGGGATAAAAGAAATTGAAGAACATACTAGACCATTGAGCTACACAGAAATAAAAGGAATAAAAGGTTCTATAGTCATTCCAGAAGAGTATGTACCAAATTCTATAGAACGAATGAGGATATATAGACGAATTGCTGTTTCAAGAACACCAGAAGAAGTAGAAGACATAAAAAAAGAGGTCAGAGATCGTTATGGAAAACTTCCACAAGAAGTCGAAAGATTGTTTAAATATGCAATAATTAGAGTAAAAGCAAACATGGAAGGAATAAAGGAAATAGAAATTGGAGATTCTTTTATTACATTCAAATTTTCGGATGATGTTAAACCTTCTATAGATAAATTTAATAAATATTCTCGAAGAGCCTTTTATTATCCTAATAGTCAAGAATTGATAGCTTATGGTCCAAAAGATGATATAGAATATATGGAAAATATATTTTCTTAA